ACAGTTTTTCCGTGCCGATGGCAGCCATTACATCCGCCACGAGTTCACTTCAGCCCAAGGCGGAAAGATCCGCATTGAAGCAGGAGAATATAAATTATTATTCCATAATGGCGAAATGAAATCGGTGGACGAACGCGGAAATACGTATGATAACTACGAAGTGACCACCGTTTCCCAATCGCTTCTCGACCCGATGGGACGGGGTGAGTTAAGCATGCCGCCACGTCCGGCGGAAGTGGTTAATGAACCCGTATGTGGGATTCCCGAAAATGTCTGGGGCGGCTGCCACGAACAGTTGGAAGTGCTGGCAGGAGTCTCGGGGCAGTCTGTTACCTTATTCCCTGCCGAAGCAACGGTGGAATATACCGTCAAGGTATGCAACGTAGAAAACATGTCCGCCGACCTCGATATCAGTGGTGCCCTTACGGGTATGTCCGAAAGTTGGCGGCTTGCCGACGGCACATCTTCCGGTGTACCGGTGACGATGCCCCTTCAACTGGAACGCCCCGACAACCATACGCTCACGGCACGATTTGTATCATTCGGTCATTGCCCGCAAGAAGAAGGAATCCACTACTTTTCCATCTATACTTCTAATAAAAACTTTCTTGATTTTGATGTGACCGATCAGATACACGAAGCTGCCGACCCGAAGCATGTCTATATAGAAATTGATGAAAAAGTGACCCTTCCAGATCCGGAAGAAGGGATGAATCCTTCGATTTCGGGATGGGACGAAGTGATTCAAGATATCCCAATGAATTAATAAACAAAAAAACAAAATAAATTATGAACACAAATGTAAAATTATTAGGAATGACCGTAATGCTTTCCATGACGTTTGCAGCTTGTTCAAACGACGAATTAGTGGAAAGAAACCACCATGATGCACCTATTTCATTCACTACAAGAGTGACGACACGTGCAACTGAAACCAAGCTTGAAAATCTTCATGCATTTCGTGTCTATGCCGATGCTAACGGATATGACAAGATGTTTATTGCCGGAGACACAGCTAAAAAATCGGGAAACGGCAGCACATACATTTTGCAAAATTCACAAAAAGAAAATTATTTTTGGCCGTCAGATGTAGATAAAATCCGATTTTGGGCATATGGTCCTGCAGGATGCGATCATGAAGAAGATAACATTATTATAGAACCTAACATAACTGCTGGTGGTCAAACATTCGGTGATTTTACTCCTAAAGTTGACATGAGCGTAGGAGGAAAAAACCACCAAGATTTTGTGGTAGCTTTTACAGAAGCCGTTCGAAGTGAGACTTCTGGTATGAAAGTAAAATTGGAATTTAAACATGCATTATCGCAGATCGTAGTAAATGCTACATGTGGCATGGGTAGAAACGTATCTATAAAAGGAGCATGGCTAATGAATGTACATGGAAGTGGAAAACTAACATTTGACAACGAAAAAGCTGAGAATGGTGAGGGGTTCGATGGGCTCAAATATAAAAATTACATGAATTGGGCGTATGCAGATGCTACAGAGCCAGATAAAAATAAAGCCAACTATGGTGTCGTCTATCCTGATAATCAAACAGAAAATCTCGATCAGACCAAACGCAGTTTAATCTCTAATACAAACAGTTTGATGCTTATTCCACAAAAAATCGAAAAACAGGAGATTACTAAAGACTCCAAGGCAGAAAGTTATAAGGGAGCATACATCTTATTGCTTTGCCGCGTGGAAGTTGTCCATCCTGGAGCAGAACACAAAGAAGATGGAGAAGAAAACAATTCTGCAACAGAGGCTGAAGCCACACATACCCATCAACTCTTCCCTGTTACAAATGAAAAAAATACAAAAGAATATGGATATACTTGTGTACCTATTGCACTTGATTGGCAGCCGGGAGTGAAGTATGCATACAATCTTAACTTCTGCGGTGCAAACAGTGGTGCCGGAATTTATCCGCCAGATGGCGTAGAAACTATAAAAGGCCTACCTACATCAAATGAAAATTTGACAATTATAAAGCGTCCGGGCGGAAAGAATCCGGGAGACCTTGTTCTTGATGCTCCGATTACTTTTGAAGTATCAGTGGGAGGCTGGGAACCTATCGATAATGAAGGAAACTCAGGACAAGAAGATGAAGATACTCCAATGAACTAAGTGATTGTATTTTTGTAGAAAAACCAACCGTTAATTATGATGCGACATTCTTGTTTATTTCGTCCTGTATCCGGGCTGCTAGGCAGTATATTGATATATATGGCAGTAACATGTTCCGTATCGTCCTGCACAGACGACACGTTTAATAAATATCAACAAGAAAACACCGGTTTGCTTACATTCGATGTAAAAGTACCAGGCAATTGGACCAATGGTTTGTCTCGTGCTGCTACGGATATAAGTATCAAGAGAATGTCGCAATCTGCTCATGCGGAGCCACTATATCTTGTCACTGAAATATCAGAAGTTGCCGCAGATGCGGCAGCTTCTGATGCAGTGGCAAAAGAAGCGGCAACCCGCGGCTCTATGGTTAACTCTACCGACGATTTCCACACTAACTTCGGACTTTCCGCCATCTGCTACACCGGTGCATGGCCTGAAGAAGAGCCAACCGATTGGGGCACTGATTTTGCACATAATCTAAAAATAGAAAAAAAAGAAGAAGGAATATGGAAATCGGCAGAAAAGTTGAACTGGTTAGGATCGGGCGGAATACGTTTCTTTGCCTACTCTCCATATTCTTCTTCGGATAACGGTATAGTTCATTCAGACAAAAACCAAGGCGGCATTCCGACGCTTACCTACACCGTCCCCACAGACGTGACAAAGCAACAAGACCTCATGACAGCAATGGAAGACTGCCCCGGAGGTCAAGGAGGTGCGGTAAATCTAAATTTCGAGCATGCGCTGACCGCTGTCACCATAAAAACGGGTACAAAGATGCTTTCCGGAGAAGTCACCGAAATAACGATTTCCGGAGTGTGCGGAAAAGGTACTTGTCAGATAGGAGCGAAAAACTGGGAACCCGACAAAGACCACGCTGATTGCAGTTTCAGCATAAAGGAAGAAATAAAACTGGATGAGAATAAAGACGACCTGATGACCAAGCCCGGCATTGAGTTGAATAAAGACGAAGAAGGATATACCTTCATGATGATTCCTCAAACACTCACGGATAAGGCTACGCTGACCATAGTCTTTGCAGACAGTATTTCGAAAACACCCCATATTCTTACTGCCGAACTGCAAAAGTATACGAAAGACAAGACATGGGTGGCAGGGAAAAAATATACTTACTCTGTCAATACCACCGGCATCATAGTAGAACCGATTATTGAAATGAAAATCAATCGGGCTAACACCTTGTATCCTAATGGCGGTTATAAAGGTATAGACGTTATAACCCTTACAGAAGACAATCTGTATACAAAAATGACAGAGGCTGATAAACTGGAATATCTTCCGGTCAGCGGCTTTCTGAATGACGTAAGCATTGCCGCATACACCCGTGTGGTGCAAGCCAGTGCGACAGATGATGAGTCGAAAGAGCAGATTCGGAAGCTTGATTTTAAGATTGAATGGTCTACTGATGAAGGGAAAACCTGGGAACCTGCGCCTTCCGGCAACTCCAATATGGGATGGCGACCGGACGCCCCTTCCACTCAAACCGTTGCGGATGAAACCGATGGGAAGTATCCCTCCGTAAACGGAAGCATACTTCTACCTGCACAACCACAATTTACATATATGCAGAATTTCTTGTATGGAGAAGGGACGACTATAGAACAAGCAAAGCTGCCCAAAACTGTTGAAGACCCAGGAAAAGGAACAGCAACAGACCCATACGATTTGGTCAACAATAATACAGTGGCAAAAGAAAGTGCCAACTGCTATATTGTGAATAATTATGGTTATTACACATTTCCGGCTTACTATGGAAATACTTATGGTAAGGATGGCAATACCTCATCTTATATACATGAAGGGGATATTCCAAGCAATGTTGAAGATTTGGTACTTCCCAACTTTGTAGATCACAATGACCAAAAGATCACAAAAGGTAGTATTGATGGCGTGGCGAATGCTATACTGCTATGGCAAGACAGCCCGGACCTTGTTACCGATGTGAAACTGAACGAGAAAAAAAACGGTTGGGTATCTTTCCGTGTACCCAAAGAGACCATCAACCAAGGCAATGCCGTAATTGCCGTGCGTAACAGCGAAGGAACTATTTTATGGAGCTGGCATATATGGGTCACCCATCGTAAGTGGGACGATTCTTCCTGTATAACGATGTCGAATGAGAATCTGAATCAACACGGTCGGTCGTTTATCATAACGCCTTGCAACCTTGGTTATTGCGAACCGCATGAAGGAGATCCTGAAAGAAAAATATATATGCGTTTTGTCGCTGATCCTAAACTAGTAAATGGCAGCAGCAATGGCAATGGAGTTATACTGAATAAACAGATAACAATCAACGGAGCACCCAGGCTATCTTCTGAGAAAGAAGCCGTTGCCGTCATTACGTTTACTCAACCCAAAATTACAAAGTCCGCAGCCGGTGACAACACCTATTATCAATGGGGACGTAAGGATGCGATGCTACCAGGTGTGCACAATGAGGATACTTATAAGAATGGTCTGACTGGAGATCGATCAGCTCTAAATGAAGAGCTTGACATGGTGAATAAAATGTTCTATTCAACCGAGGAATTCCGTTTCACTTCAGCTGAAACTGCCCAAAGTATCGGAAAAAGCATACAACTTCCACATAAGTTTTTTATACATAAGCGGCCACCGACTGATGATGGTAAGGGTGTCAATGGTACCCCAGATGATCCGGTGAACAACTATAAACGGCGTCATTGGCACGATGGAACAAATACTAGTTATGACCTACAAACCATCATGAACTATTGGAATACGCAATTGGTTCAGAGTGGGAACGCACACTTTGTCTACAATGTTACAGAAAAACAAAATTACAAACTACCACCTAATGATCAATATGTTGTCAAAACAATATATGATCCCTCACCGGCAGGATTTAAAATTCCGCCTATTAAGGCTTTTGCTGATTTTTTTGATGATGTAGAATTGGAACTAGTACCTGACCCCAAACCCAATAATCCCGATAATAAAAAAACTAAAGGTAAACCAAATGCAGATGAACTCCACGATAAATCTAGTGATTTTGTAGGATGGAAGGTTGATAATATTAACGGAAGAACATTTTATTTCCCCGCTACCGGAGTACGTGATATGGGAATAAAGTACAAAGATATAGACTATGGTACATATCCAGGCTTTGCTTCAATAACATACATAGCAACATCCGGATTTCACGATAGCGGTGGCACCGGCTCAAGTTGCTTGATACTCAGTATTGATAAAAGAAATAATGATTTTTTTAATCATACTAAACCTGTTGATGGCACCAACAACGCATACGGTTTCACCGTCCGCCCCATCCGTGATGGACAAACGGGAACAGGAAACTAAAGCAGTTACAAAGAGTCTCCGCTAAAGAATGCCGTTCTCTTTTTATACAGCATTTCCCCCAGAAAGTGTGCCAAAAGTCAATAACAACTGACTTTTGGCACACTTTCTTTTACAATCGGCTTACCCTCGAACCACCTTTTCCGGCTCAGTTGTTTGGGGGATGTGATTTAAGGCAATCACCTACCTAAAATTACGTAAGTTCGATACGATTCGTCCGTTCGCATAGTTTTCTCCTCCTTCCAGAAGGAGGAGAATCAAAATAGTACAGCTTATATCGGACTTACATTAAAATTTGATTCATGCCCATACCAATTTAAGCCGAAATATAATCTCACCATATCCCTCTATAGAATAAAAAAAATGAGAATTTGCTGTCACCTGATTGCATTCAAGCATTTGATTATAAGCATACTATAATATGACAGCAAGCGGTGACAGCACGGTGACAGCATCTTTTGCTGTCACCGAAGCAAGTTCCAAGTCGGTCTCTTCAGCTTGAAACTTTAGTTTCAGCAAGGAGAAACCAAAGTTTCATAAGCGAGGAACTTTAGTTTCAAGCAGGATGAAACTCCAGTTTCAAGCGTTTGAAACCAAAGTTTCCAATAAGGGAAACTAAAGTTTCACGGCAAGAAACCGGAGTTTCTAAGGCAGGAAACCGGATGGCTCCCTACAGTTGCACATATTACAGAATCTGTAACCTGTTTGGGGACTTGATTCCATAATGCAAAACCGTCTGTATTTTCTTTCGTTTTTCATTACTCCAATATGAGGCAATATATTGACAAATATTAATCATTTTCATGGAGATAATATATTAGATTCAAAAGAAAATAGATGCATACCCCTAATTATTATGTAATTGTGCTTACCTTTGCATAAGGTTGGTTTATTTCTTAGTTAAGAAGAAAAAGATCAATTGCGAGTGTATTATAAATTGCAAAAGCAATGAAATGGGACTCGGAGACAATATATGATAATGATTAGCTAATGACTGATATGGATATACATACCTTGATAGGAGAAGCAACAACTTATGATAAGAGAAGCAAATGCTTGAGGTCAAGCGTCCTAAAAGTTGGCTCAAAAGTGTATCAGCTTTTGCCAATGGCAAAGGCGGTACATTGATATTCGGCATCAGTGATGATGACCGTATTGTCGGGCTTGCTGACGCAGAAAGTGATGCCGAGAAAATAAGTGAAGAGATTAAGAGCAAACTTGATCCGGTTCCGGCAGTCAATCTTGAGCCTAAGGAGGTTGACGGAAAGAAGTTGGTGTTATTGCATGTTTATCCGGGAGAGGAAACCCCATATTACTATATTGGCGACAAACAACGTCTTGCATTTGTCCGCGTGGGTAATGAATCAGTTACAGCAAACCGTATTCAATTGAAAAGTCTTGTTTTGAAAGGATCTGGTCGCACTTATGATAGTCTGCCATCCGGTTATAAGTTTGAAGATATGGCATTCTCTAAACGGAGGTATGATAGACGGCAGGTTTATTCAACAGTTGAATCCTCTTACCGTGCCCTCCAAAAGAAGAAATCCATTGTTAGCCGATTTCTTCAACCGATTGGGGCTTATGGAGAGACGCGGTAGCGGAATGAAGAAGATTATTGATTCCTATAAGAGGTTTGAGCGTTTGCCTAATTATCATATTCCTGAATTTCAATCAAATGCGTCTGAATTTCATGTAGTATTATGGAACTTGAATTATGGAAGCGATAGCGTAATAGATGAGAAAGAGTTCCTGAAAGAGGCTATAGGAACGGGAAAAGAGTTCCTAAAAGCGCAGCGGCTGATTTACAAAATGATTTCTACGAATCCGGGAATCACGATTGCCGAAATGGCTGTAAATATAGGAGTTTCTGACCGCCAAGTGCGTAAATACATAAAGAGAATGACAGATATGAAGTTCATTGTCAGGGAAGGAGGACGAAAGAACGGGATATGGAAAATAATAGACGGTGATTATGAAGACTTCTTTCGAAGAATATAACGATCTCTGAATGATATGGACAAGCTAAGCAAAGACATCGTTGTATGTCAGCAGAAAAAGGACGGAAAAGGCTAACAAACAACAAAAGTGCCCCTCAAAAGTCGGATACAAGACTTTTGAGAGGCACTTCTCATCTCCACCGGACGAAGAACTATCCCGTTAAATCGTCCGTTCGATACCCCACACAAAGGCGCGCAAGCCTAACTGCTCGGTTTCCAAGTCCATCTTATGCAAGGTATCCAGCAACGGGTCTACCTTCGTATCTTCCACCACCGTGATGATGGCGGAACACATACTGGGCCATGCATGGCTGCCGTAATGCGGTTCGCCTGTCTTGGAACCGCGTCCCTGCACCCTATCCAAATACGTAAACCCACGGCAATTCATACGGTCGAGCAATGCTATGATGCGCTCGTAATAAGCCTGGTCGAATGTTATTAATATAGATTTCATTGCGTTTCGTTCTATTTATTTCTTAATGATTTCATCTTTATGCAATTGGAAGTACTCATTCATCTCGCGTGCCTGCTTAATCTTGCGGCGTTGGCGGCGAACTCCCACACTACCGAAGATACAGTACATCACCGGCACGTAAATCAACGTCAGGATGGTAGAGACTGCCAGACCGCCGATTACGGAAATCGCCATCGGACTCCACATCTCCGCTCCCTGTCCCGTGCTGACTGCCATCGGAATCATACCGAGAATGGTCGTAGCAGTGGTCATCAATACCGGACGCAAGCGGCTCTTGCCCGCCGTCACCACCGCATTGAGGATGGACTGCCCGCGCTCACGGCAGAGGATGGTGTAGTCGATAAGCACAATACCGTTTTTCACCACAATACCAATCAGCATGATACCTCCCAACAGACTCATCACACTCAGCGTAGTGTTGGTGATGAACAACGCCATCAGGATACCGCTCAGCGCAAAGAACACGGAAAGAATCAGAATGAACGGATAAGTCAGCGATTCGAACTGTGCCGCCATCACGATGAATACGAGGATGACAATCAGTACACCCAATGTTCCCAAGTCGCGGAACGAATCCTGCTGGTCTTCGTAGGAACCGGAAATCTGTATCGTCACATCGCCCGGCAAATCCATCTTGTCGATAATCTTATTGCCGGCAGCCACCACGTCGCCCAGCGGAGCACCAGAGATTACGGCAGAAACGGTCACAATACGTTCGCGGTCTTTACGCTCGATGGTGGGCGGAGCGAAACGTTCGACAACCGTTCCCACATCTTTCACGCGCACCGCCTGTCCCTGTGAATTATAGATAAGGATGTTTTCGATGCTTTCCAAGCTGGTACGGTATTCGGGAGCGTAACGCACCTTGATGTCGTACTCGTCACCGTCCTCACGATATTTGGAAGCTACGGAACCGTTGATACGGTTGCGCAGGAAGGTACCCGCCGTAGAGAGGTTCAATCCGTGCATTGCCAACTTCTCGCGGTCGAAGTCCACTTGGTATTCGGGCTGGTAGTCGCTACGGCTGATATTGACTTCGGTCACTCCCTTCACGTTGAGCAGCTCGCGTTTAAGGCGTGCCGATACGCTGTCGGTCAGTTCCATGTCGTATCCGTAAACCTCGAAGTCGGCGCTTGCCTGAGCAGACATACCACTGTTGCTACCACCGAGAATCACCTGTGCCTTGCTGAATTCAGGATATGCCTTGAGGTCGTCGCGCATTTCGTCGCAGACGGTTTCCAGCGTCACGTCGCGGTCGCCCGGGTCGACAAGACTGATGTTGAAGGAGATGATATGCGAACCGTTGTCCTGCATAGACG
The Bacteroides caecimuris DNA segment above includes these coding regions:
- a CDS encoding fimbrillin family protein translates to MAVTCSVSSCTDDTFNKYQQENTGLLTFDVKVPGNWTNGLSRAATDISIKRMSQSAHAEPLYLVTEISEVAADAAASDAVAKEAATRGSMVNSTDDFHTNFGLSAICYTGAWPEEEPTDWGTDFAHNLKIEKKEEGIWKSAEKLNWLGSGGIRFFAYSPYSSSDNGIVHSDKNQGGIPTLTYTVPTDVTKQQDLMTAMEDCPGGQGGAVNLNFEHALTAVTIKTGTKMLSGEVTEITISGVCGKGTCQIGAKNWEPDKDHADCSFSIKEEIKLDENKDDLMTKPGIELNKDEEGYTFMMIPQTLTDKATLTIVFADSISKTPHILTAELQKYTKDKTWVAGKKYTYSVNTTGIIVEPIIEMKINRANTLYPNGGYKGIDVITLTEDNLYTKMTEADKLEYLPVSGFLNDVSIAAYTRVVQASATDDESKEQIRKLDFKIEWSTDEGKTWEPAPSGNSNMGWRPDAPSTQTVADETDGKYPSVNGSILLPAQPQFTYMQNFLYGEGTTIEQAKLPKTVEDPGKGTATDPYDLVNNNTVAKESANCYIVNNYGYYTFPAYYGNTYGKDGNTSSYIHEGDIPSNVEDLVLPNFVDHNDQKITKGSIDGVANAILLWQDSPDLVTDVKLNEKKNGWVSFRVPKETINQGNAVIAVRNSEGTILWSWHIWVTHRKWDDSSCITMSNENLNQHGRSFIITPCNLGYCEPHEGDPERKIYMRFVADPKLVNGSSNGNGVILNKQITINGAPRLSSEKEAVAVITFTQPKITKSAAGDNTYYQWGRKDAMLPGVHNEDTYKNGLTGDRSALNEELDMVNKMFYSTEEFRFTSAETAQSIGKSIQLPHKFFIHKRPPTDDGKGVNGTPDDPVNNYKRRHWHDGTNTSYDLQTIMNYWNTQLVQSGNAHFVYNVTEKQNYKLPPNDQYVVKTIYDPSPAGFKIPPIKAFADFFDDVELELVPDPKPNNPDNKKTKGKPNADELHDKSSDFVGWKVDNINGRTFYFPATGVRDMGIKYKDIDYGTYPGFASITYIATSGFHDSGGTGSSCLILSIDKRNNDFFNHTKPVDGTNNAYGFTVRPIRDGQTGTGN
- a CDS encoding DUF5119 domain-containing protein — protein: MRLPSYMMVLGMLAAFIVLFGACEHKELCLDHSHMVDMEIKFDWEAAPDATPQTMVVQFFRADGSHYIRHEFTSAQGGKIRIEAGEYKLLFHNGEMKSVDERGNTYDNYEVTTVSQSLLDPMGRGELSMPPRPAEVVNEPVCGIPENVWGGCHEQLEVLAGVSGQSVTLFPAEATVEYTVKVCNVENMSADLDISGALTGMSESWRLADGTSSGVPVTMPLQLERPDNHTLTARFVSFGHCPQEEGIHYFSIYTSNKNFLDFDVTDQIHEAADPKHVYIEIDEKVTLPDPEEGMNPSISGWDEVIQDIPMN
- a CDS encoding helix-turn-helix domain-containing protein, giving the protein MLEVKRPKSWLKSVSAFANGKGGTLIFGISDDDRIVGLADAESDAEKISEEIKSKLDPVPAVNLEPKEVDGKKLVLLHVYPGEETPYYYIGDKQRLAFVRVGNESVTANRIQLKSLVLKGSGRTYDSLPSGYKFEDMAFSKRRYDRRQVYSTVESSYRALQKKKSIVSRFLQPIGAYGETR
- a CDS encoding fimbrillin family protein — protein: MNTNVKLLGMTVMLSMTFAACSNDELVERNHHDAPISFTTRVTTRATETKLENLHAFRVYADANGYDKMFIAGDTAKKSGNGSTYILQNSQKENYFWPSDVDKIRFWAYGPAGCDHEEDNIIIEPNITAGGQTFGDFTPKVDMSVGGKNHQDFVVAFTEAVRSETSGMKVKLEFKHALSQIVVNATCGMGRNVSIKGAWLMNVHGSGKLTFDNEKAENGEGFDGLKYKNYMNWAYADATEPDKNKANYGVVYPDNQTENLDQTKRSLISNTNSLMLIPQKIEKQEITKDSKAESYKGAYILLLCRVEVVHPGAEHKEDGEENNSATEAEATHTHQLFPVTNEKNTKEYGYTCVPIALDWQPGVKYAYNLNFCGANSGAGIYPPDGVETIKGLPTSNENLTIIKRPGGKNPGDLVLDAPITFEVSVGGWEPIDNEGNSGQEDEDTPMN
- a CDS encoding ATP-binding protein, with translation MIDGRFIQQLNPLTVPSKRRNPLLADFFNRLGLMERRGSGMKKIIDSYKRFERLPNYHIPEFQSNASEFHVVLWNLNYGSDSVIDEKEFLKEAIGTGKEFLKAQRLIYKMISTNPGITIAEMAVNIGVSDRQVRKYIKRMTDMKFIVREGGRKNGIWKIIDGDYEDFFRRI
- a CDS encoding PG0541 family transporter-associated protein, with translation MKSILITFDQAYYERIIALLDRMNCRGFTYLDRVQGRGSKTGEPHYGSHAWPSMCSAIITVVEDTKVDPLLDTLHKMDLETEQLGLRAFVWGIERTI